One Anolis carolinensis isolate JA03-04 chromosome 4, rAnoCar3.1.pri, whole genome shotgun sequence DNA window includes the following coding sequences:
- the rem1 gene encoding GTP-binding protein REM 1 isoform X1: MAPGVSPHFPLCMQGECPIPSHPSPAFSSSSSSSFPGFKRDACFVPPLERDGAGREEPRMRPGSDGAGGEGQAALRTASADDQKRSGLLQGLLLLRGTFGTKRCPRSGPILSSAALLFGKKEMTLNTQRRGGGRGRDHNNIMSPVQRRASTPLPVSRSGMLGVHPNWAASGHPQLGQSSSCEPQGSRTEPRGSWSSGSSDSDGSWASLYRVVLLGDSGVGKTSLVNLFAGVQDKDVPEQQIEDTYERTLSVDGEETTLMVMDTWEAEKRVPEEDNWFHNYCMQVGNAYVIVYSITDRGSFESASELRIQLRRTRQAENIPIILVGNKTDLVRCREVSVEEGRACAVVFDCKFIETSATLQHNVTELFEGVVRQIRLRRDSKEANARRMSLYKRKESLTKKVRRFLDRLVARNNKKVARKVRSKSCHDLSVL, translated from the exons atggcccctggggtctctccCCACTTCCCTCTGTGCATGCAAGGGGAGTGTCCCATCCCGTCCCATCCCAGccctgccttctcctcctcttcctcctcctccttccctggaTTTAAACGGGACGCCTGCTTTGTCCCGCCGCTGGAGCGCGATGGAGCCGGACGGGAGGAGCCGAGGATGCGGCCGGGGTCGGATGGAGCCGGAGGAGAAGGACAAGCAGCGCTGAGAACAGCCAG TGCAGACGACCAGAAGCGGAGCGGCTTGCTGCAAGGACTGTTGCTCCTCCGAGGCACCTTTGGCACAAAGAGGTGCCCTCGATCAGGACCAATTCTTTCATCCGCTGCTCTTCTTTTTGGGAAGAAGGAGATGACTCTCAACACCCagagacgaggaggaggaagaggaagagatcaTAACAACATCATGAGCCCAGTCCAGAGAAGGGCCAGCACCCCTCTGCCCGTTTCCCGGTCAGGGATGCTGGGCGTCCATCCGAactgggccgcatccggccaccCACAGCTGGGACAATCCTCTTCTTGCGAGCCCCAAGGATCCCGAACCGAACCCCGAGGCAGCTGGTCATCTGGATCCTCCGACTCGGACGGATCCTGGGCGTCATTGTACCGAGTGGTGCTTTTGGGTGACTCCGGCGTGGGCAAGACCAGCTTGGTCAACCTGTTTGCCGGTGTTCAAGACAAGGATGTGCCGGAGCAACAGATTG AAGATACCTATGAGCGCACCTTGTCTGTGGACGGCGAGGAGACCACCTTGATGGTGATGGACACCTGGGAGGCGGAGAagcgg GTCCCGGAGGAGGACAACTGGTTCCACAACTACTGCATGCAGGTGGGCAACGCTTACGTCATCGTCTACTCCATCACCGACCGGGGGAGCTTTGAGAGCGCCTCGGAGCTGCGGATCCAGCTGCGGAGGACGCGCCAGGCGGAGAACATCCCCATCATCTTGGTGGGGAACAAGACGGACCTGGTGCGCTGCCGGGAGGTCTCCGTGGAAG AGGGCCGGGCGTGTGCCGTGGTCTTTGACTGCAAGTTCATCGAGACATCGGCCACCCTACAGCACAACGTGACGGAGCTCTTCGAAGGGGTGGTGCGCCAGATCCGCTTGCGCCGGGATAGCAAGGAGGCCAACGCCCGGCGCATGTCGCTCTACAAGCGCAAGGAGAGCCTCACCAAGAAGGTGCGGCGCTTCCTGGACCGGCTGGTGGCCCGCAACAACAAGAAGGTGGCCCGCAAGGTCCGCTCCAAGTCCTGCCACGACCTCTCGGTGCTGTGA
- the rem1 gene encoding GTP-binding protein REM 1 isoform X2 translates to MTLNTQRRGGGRGRDHNNIMSPVQRRASTPLPVSRSGMLGVHPNWAASGHPQLGQSSSCEPQGSRTEPRGSWSSGSSDSDGSWASLYRVVLLGDSGVGKTSLVNLFAGVQDKDVPEQQIEDTYERTLSVDGEETTLMVMDTWEAEKRVPEEDNWFHNYCMQVGNAYVIVYSITDRGSFESASELRIQLRRTRQAENIPIILVGNKTDLVRCREVSVEEGRACAVVFDCKFIETSATLQHNVTELFEGVVRQIRLRRDSKEANARRMSLYKRKESLTKKVRRFLDRLVARNNKKVARKVRSKSCHDLSVL, encoded by the exons ATGACTCTCAACACCCagagacgaggaggaggaagaggaagagatcaTAACAACATCATGAGCCCAGTCCAGAGAAGGGCCAGCACCCCTCTGCCCGTTTCCCGGTCAGGGATGCTGGGCGTCCATCCGAactgggccgcatccggccaccCACAGCTGGGACAATCCTCTTCTTGCGAGCCCCAAGGATCCCGAACCGAACCCCGAGGCAGCTGGTCATCTGGATCCTCCGACTCGGACGGATCCTGGGCGTCATTGTACCGAGTGGTGCTTTTGGGTGACTCCGGCGTGGGCAAGACCAGCTTGGTCAACCTGTTTGCCGGTGTTCAAGACAAGGATGTGCCGGAGCAACAGATTG AAGATACCTATGAGCGCACCTTGTCTGTGGACGGCGAGGAGACCACCTTGATGGTGATGGACACCTGGGAGGCGGAGAagcgg GTCCCGGAGGAGGACAACTGGTTCCACAACTACTGCATGCAGGTGGGCAACGCTTACGTCATCGTCTACTCCATCACCGACCGGGGGAGCTTTGAGAGCGCCTCGGAGCTGCGGATCCAGCTGCGGAGGACGCGCCAGGCGGAGAACATCCCCATCATCTTGGTGGGGAACAAGACGGACCTGGTGCGCTGCCGGGAGGTCTCCGTGGAAG AGGGCCGGGCGTGTGCCGTGGTCTTTGACTGCAAGTTCATCGAGACATCGGCCACCCTACAGCACAACGTGACGGAGCTCTTCGAAGGGGTGGTGCGCCAGATCCGCTTGCGCCGGGATAGCAAGGAGGCCAACGCCCGGCGCATGTCGCTCTACAAGCGCAAGGAGAGCCTCACCAAGAAGGTGCGGCGCTTCCTGGACCGGCTGGTGGCCCGCAACAACAAGAAGGTGGCCCGCAAGGTCCGCTCCAAGTCCTGCCACGACCTCTCGGTGCTGTGA